The proteins below come from a single Aegilops tauschii subsp. strangulata cultivar AL8/78 chromosome 6, Aet v6.0, whole genome shotgun sequence genomic window:
- the LOC109735631 gene encoding uncharacterized protein isoform X6 → MSARGMAGAEGSPEGLALGGVDPFEQARKALSLRTPFEGEETASRAPTLPARLVSWSGPSDRRKKHKKLELPDAAAEERPPQLNAAALSSGKKGAWDHFEAYFRPVTMGDVEMLTPKLPFAHGELDPCLAIPFLGTTEDLLDQGETFDVAVAETSSYLGVGGEEVVSTKERSGQTMDFVSSMSVEQGIHDVVVQQLVTTGERGEQSLEQRLHDAVVKREWPMEVEQGSSSGGTASPTCADEAGTSLNWLLGARQRVVLTSERPNKKRKLIGVDAGLEQLVLLPRLGAQAGTMCDVCCLGETDMASNRMLCCNNCKVSVHQWCYGLHVVPDGQWLCTWCKYVESTGCSLKKDAGITLSMPCLLCPKEKGALKPVIGEPSRTADGGSLKFAHLFCTLWRPEALVEDMDSMEPITNVGWVQENQRKLVCNICKVKHGACIRCSHGACRTAFHPICARESKHQMEIWGKFGLPNVELRAFCSKHSSVGYVNSVEKGNNASEQSPTEVRLNDANLGSGKIPKLRFTRKKKDRSLNHETSSFNPDNLIKVETMEHGALPHKVRNLNAQATRSMEIDTDHPSVGDNLMRNSGDIAMVLKKLIERGNASVSDIASEVGISSASLEAALVGETTTFSHGLKLKIIKWLQKSAHILAVQAITLKGSSDVVQDNKLDGSDSTDSVNVKSSLVLEHKGATFEMSDSAVPKPSSPRSKDNDKILEEEKAIRSTGTTFENGKKNVVKGSADHEYFLAEDLAKEYTGNLSLVGGKDTSKEVDEKLISNSSSGNKVFDTSMEIPNQLQGTSLGRKSNDLTEAELGSEVEECVSSLDKTSSWGDNAKHGSDSVENGVCNHHDCNMDHVHGQPFLNFDDSHSYIHPFIKTKIAHLWNHDLKQNKQTQYHPEQLCSSDEKRPVDSLAELTETTGIDVTDQLSKAKALGILDHPPDDEVEAETLFLQARLLDNAMVLKHRCEDLIVKVVQNLSCELDVFSKRKWDFIRVNQFLRDVREAKKRGRKEKRHKEAQAVLAEAAAAVAASSRNSTVRKDANDDVLRRESSPKFGAGSSRVAQRTPSLPRPKDSSKPSNSKVSQVTNSGIFHMPIYSKENALYCDVCMRGETVLNRVSVCSGCKAAVHIDCYKYLEICIGRWKCELCEDISPEDASSSDQSDSNGTKLSLVRCALCHGTSGAFRKTIDGQWTHAFCAEWLLETKYMRGQDDPVSGMETLVKEKDTCCVCNIKVGACLKCNSEDCHTTFHPSCARDAGFYMNTKGFGTVAQHKAYCGKHSSEQKETDAWKYWPEEVNSLKRTRVELEKFRLLCERVIKREKVKRETVLCDHDILAKTKDTVVFSYRTPGASSESATTSVNNKSCSGTMQRSDDVTVDSSISGINTVRFSLNNRDAEGNTADSSRTLISFKRKFSERGPLAGKRLPQRSVNALLKLEDGKQKTKDNKQAETFQKELVMTSDQASTQNQRLPKGYAYVPRDSLSKEKPWKRNTQTHEPQEPGG, encoded by the exons TGATGTCGCTGTGGCCGAGACGAGCTCCTACCTGGGCGTGGGCGGCGAGGAGGTCGTCAGTACCAAGGAGCGCAGTGGGCAGACCATGGATTTTGTCAGTAGCATGAGCGTGGAGCAGGGCATACATGATGTGGTCGTGCAGCAGCTGGTCACTACCGGAGAGCGTGGTGAGCAGAGCCTCGAGCAGCGCTTACATGATGCTGTTGTGAAGCGGGAGTGGCCAATGGAAGTGGAGCAAGGTAGTAGCAGCGGCGGCACCGCGTCACCAACATGTGCTGATGAGGCAGGCACATCGCTGAACTGGCTGCTAGGAGCAAGGCAGCGAGTTGTGCTCACTTCTGAGAGGCCAAACAAGAAGAGGAAGCTCATAGGTGTGGATGCTGGGTTGGAGCAGCTTGTGCTGCTTCCACGCCTGGGAGCTCAGGCTGGGACGATGTGCGATGTTTGCTGTTTGGGAGAGACTGACATGGCATCCAATAGGATGCTTTGCTGTAACAACTGCAAGGTTTCCGTGCACCAGTGGTGCTATGGTTTGCATGTTGTGCCAGATGGCCAGTGGTTGTGCACTTGGTGCAAGTATGTGGAGTCGACAGGGTGCTCATTGAAGAAAGATGCAGGCATCACCCTTTCAATGCCGTGTTTGCTATGCCCAAAGGAGAAAGGGGCCCTAAAACCTGTAATAGGGGAGCCTAGTCGAACTGCAGATGGAGGCAGCCTAAAATTCGCACACTTGTTTTGTACTCTTTGGAGGCCAGAGGCTCTTGTGGAGGACATGGACTCAATGGAGCCTATTACAAATGTTGGATGGGTGCAAGAGAATCAGAGGAAACTGGTGTGTAACATTTGCAAGGTTAAGCATGGTGCATGCATTCGATGCAGCCATG GGGCCTGCCGGACAGCCTTTCATCCTATATGTGCACGAGAGTCCAAGCACCAAATGGAGATATGGGGAAAATTTGGACTTCCTAAT GTTGAGCTGAGAGCGTTTTGCTCAAAGCATTCTTCAGTTGGATATGTCAACTCTGTAGAGAAAGGTAATAATGCATCTGAGCAGAGTCCTACAGAAGTGAGGCTGAATGATGCAAATCTCGGCAGTGGAAAGATACCAAAACTGAGATTCACACGCAAGAAAAAGGACAGATCCTTGAACCATGAAACCAGCAGCTTTAACCCTGATAACCTTATCAAAGTAGAGACGATGGAGCATGGTGCTTTGCCCCATAAGGTTAGAAATTTAAATGCTCAAGCAACTCGAAGTATGGAAATTGATACTGATCATCCCTCAGTTGGTGATAATCTTATGAGGAACTCTGGTGATATTGCTATGGTGCTTAAAAAG CTAATCGAAAGAGGGAATGCTAGCGTGAGTGATATAGCATCCGAAGTGGGTATTTCTTCAGCATCCTTGGAAGCTGCTCTCGTG GGTGAAACTACGACCTTTTCCCATGGgttgaagttgaaaatcatcaagTGGCTTCAAAAATCTGCACATATACTAGCTGTTCAAGCGATCACTCTTAAAGGGAGCTCAGATGTGGTGCAAGATAACAAATTAGATGGGTCTGACAGTACAGATAGTGTCAATGTGAAGAGTTCATTAGTCCTAGAGCACAAAGGAGCTACATTTGAGATGTCAGATTCTGCTGTACCAAAACCCTCATCACCAAGATCTAAAGATAATGACAAGATTCTTGAAGAAGAGAAGGCAATACGTTCAACTGGAACTACTTTTGAAAATGGAAAAAAGAATGTGGTTAAAGGAAGTGCTGATCATGAGTATTTTCTTGCTGAAGATCTTGCAAAAGAATATACTGGAAATTTGTCCCTAGTTGGAGGCAAGGATACTTCAAAGGAAGTGGATGAAAAATTG ATATCAAACAGCAGCTCTGGCAATAAAGTATTTGATACTTCCATGGAGATACCAAATCAACTTCAAG GTACATCACTTGGAAGGAAAAGTAACGACTTGACTGAGGCTGAACTTGGCTCGGAAGTGGAGGAATGTGTATCTTCATTGGATAAAACCTCTTCTTGGGGTGATAATGCTAAACATGGGTCAGATTCAGTTGAAAATGGCGTATGCAATCATCATGATTGTAATATGGATCACGTTCATGGACAGCCTTTTTTGAA CTTTGATGATTCTCATTCTTACATTCATCCATTTATCAAGACAAAGATTGCTCATCTTTGGAACCATGATTTGAAGCAGAATAAGCAGACACAGTATCATCCTG AGCAATTATGCTCTTCCGATGAGAAAAGACCTGTGGATTCCTTAGCAGAACTTACGGAAACAACAGGAATTGATGTGACAGATCAACTTTCTAAAGCAAAAGCTCTGGGAATCCTTGATCATCCGCCTGATGATGAAGTAGAAGCAGAAACGTTGTTCTTACAAGCTAGGCTGCTTGACAATGCTATGGTTCTGAAGCATAGATGCG AAGACTTAATAGTAAAGGTTGTCCAGAATCTTTCTTGCGAGTTGGATGTTTTCAGTAAAAGAAAATGGGACTTCATCCGTGTCAATCAGTTTCTTCGTGACGTTAGAGAAGCTAAGAAACGTGGCAGAAAAGAGAAGAGACATAAAGAAGCCCAGGCTGTACTAGCAGAAGCTGCAGCTGCTGTTGCAGCCTCCTCGCGTAACTCCACTGTGAGAAAAGATGCAAATGATGATGTACTCCGTCGAGAG AGTTCTCCAAAATTTGGTGCTGGATCTTCAAGAGTTGCCCAGCGGACTCCTTCATTACCACGGCCCAAGGATTCATCAAAGCCATCCAACAGCAAAGTTTCACAAGTTACTAACTCCGGCATTTTTCATATGCCAATTTACTCAAAAGAAAATGCACTCTACTGTGATGTATGCATGCGGGGTGAAACTGTGTTGAACCGAGTATCTGTCTGCTCCGGATGCAAG GCTGCTGTCCACATAGATTGCTATAAATATCTAGAGATATGCATTGGCCGCTGGAAATGTGAACTTTGTGAAGATATTTCACCAGAAGATGCTAGCTCTAGTGATCAATCTGACAGTAATGGCACAAAATTATCCCTGGTACGATGTGCTCTGTGCCATGGAACATCTGGTGCTTTTAGAAAGACTATAGATGGGCAGTGGACTCATGCGTTCTGTGCCGAG TGGTTGTTGGAGACGAAGTACATGAGAGGACAAGATGATCCAGTGAGCGGAATG GAAACCCTTGTAAAGGAGAAAGATACTTGTTGTGTCTGCAACATCAAAGTTGGTGCGTGTCTCAAG TGCAACAGTGAGGACTGCCACACCACTTTTCATCCTTCTTGTGCTAGAGATGCTGGTTTCTACATGAACACTAAAGGATTTGGGACTGTGGCGCAGCACAAGGCATACTGTGGCAAACACAGCAGCGAGCAGAAAGAG ACTGATGCCTGGAAGTACTGGCCCGAGGAAGTCAATAGCTTGAAAAGGACGAGG GTTGAGTTGGAGAAGTTCCGCCTCTTATGTGAGAGGGTAATTAAGAGAGAGAAGGTGAAG AGAGAGACAGTTCTGTGTGACCATGACATACTCGCCAAAACCAAGGATACTGTTGTTTTCTCCTACCGAACACCCGGAGCTAGTTCAGAATCTGCCACTACTTCGGTTAATAATAAATCATGCAGTGGAACCATGCAACGATCTGATGATGTCACGGTGGATAGCAGTATTTCTGGGATAAATACCGTCAGATTTTCCCTTAATAACAGAGATGCTGAGGGAAACACAGCTGATAGCTCAAGGACACTGATATCTTTCAAACGGAAGTTCAGTGAGAGGGGGCCACTTGCTGGTAAGCGACTTCCACAAAGATCAGTGAATGCCCTACTGAAATTGGAAGatggaaaacaaaaaacaaaagatAATAAG CAGGCAGAAACCTTTCAAAAGGAGCTGGTTATGACATCTGATCAAGCGTCCACACAGAACCAACGCCTTCCAAAGGGATATGCATATGTACCCCGTGATTCTCTTTCTAAAGAGAAACCATGGAAACGAAATACACAGACCCATGAACCACAAGAGCCTGGTGGATAG
- the LOC109735631 gene encoding uncharacterized protein isoform X1: protein MSARGMAGAEGSPEGLALGGVDPFEQARKALSLRTPFEGEETASRAPTLPARLVSWSGPSDRRKKHKKLELPDAAAEERPPQLNAAALSSGKKGAWDHFEAYFRPVTMGDVEMLTPKLPFAHGELDPCLAIPFLGTTEDLLDQGETFDVAVAETSSYLGVGGEEVVSTKERSGQTMDFVSSMSVEQGIHDVVVQQLVTTGERGEQSLEQRLHDAVVKREWPMEVEQGSSSGGTASPTCADEAGTSLNWLLGARQRVVLTSERPNKKRKLIGVDAGLEQLVLLPRLGAQAGTMCDVCCLGETDMASNRMLCCNNCKVSVHQWCYGLHVVPDGQWLCTWCKYVESTGCSLKKDAGITLSMPCLLCPKEKGALKPVIGEPSRTADGGSLKFAHLFCTLWRPEALVEDMDSMEPITNVGWVQENQRKLVCNICKVKHGACIRCSHGACRTAFHPICARESKHQMEIWGKFGLPNVELRAFCSKHSSVGYVNSVEKGNNASEQSPTEVRLNDANLGSGKIPKLRFTRKKKDRSLNHETSSFNPDNLIKVETMEHGALPHKVRNLNAQATRSMEIDTDHPSVGDNLMRNSGDIAMVLKKLIERGNASVSDIASEVGISSASLEAALVGETTTFSHGLKLKIIKWLQKSAHILAVQAITLKGSSDVVQDNKLDGSDSTDSVNVKSSLVLEHKGATFEMSDSAVPKPSSPRSKDNDKILEEEKAIRSTGTTFENGKKNVVKGSADHEYFLAEDLAKEYTGNLSLVGGKDTSKEVDEKLISNSSSGNKVFDTSMEIPNQLQGTSLGRKSNDLTEAELGSEVEECVSSLDKTSSWGDNAKHGSDSVENGVCNHHDCNMDHVHGQPFLNFDDSHSYIHPFIKTKIAHLWNHDLKQNKQTQYHPEEQLCSSDEKRPVDSLAELTETTGIDVTDQLSKAKALGILDHPPDDEVEAETLFLQARLLDNAMVLKHRCEDLIVKVVQNLSCELDVFSKRKWDFIRVNQFLRDVREAKKRGRKEKRHKEAQAVLAEAAAAVAASSRNSTVRKDANDDVLRRESSPKFGAGSSRVAQRTPSLPRPKDSSKPSNSKVSQVTNSGIFHMPIYSKENALYCDVCMRGETVLNRVSVCSGCKQAAVHIDCYKYLEICIGRWKCELCEDISPEDASSSDQSDSNGTKLSLVRCALCHGTSGAFRKTIDGQWTHAFCAEWLLETKYMRGQDDPVSGMETLVKEKDTCCVCNIKVGACLKCNSEDCHTTFHPSCARDAGFYMNTKGFGTVAQHKAYCGKHSSEQKETDAWKYWPEEVNSLKRTRVELEKFRLLCERVIKREKVKRETVLCDHDILAKTKDTVVFSYRTPGASSESATTSVNNKSCSGTMQRSDDVTVDSSISGINTVRFSLNNRDAEGNTADSSRTLISFKRKFSERGPLAGKRLPQRSVNALLKLEDGKQKTKDNKQAETFQKELVMTSDQASTQNQRLPKGYAYVPRDSLSKEKPWKRNTQTHEPQEPGG, encoded by the exons TGATGTCGCTGTGGCCGAGACGAGCTCCTACCTGGGCGTGGGCGGCGAGGAGGTCGTCAGTACCAAGGAGCGCAGTGGGCAGACCATGGATTTTGTCAGTAGCATGAGCGTGGAGCAGGGCATACATGATGTGGTCGTGCAGCAGCTGGTCACTACCGGAGAGCGTGGTGAGCAGAGCCTCGAGCAGCGCTTACATGATGCTGTTGTGAAGCGGGAGTGGCCAATGGAAGTGGAGCAAGGTAGTAGCAGCGGCGGCACCGCGTCACCAACATGTGCTGATGAGGCAGGCACATCGCTGAACTGGCTGCTAGGAGCAAGGCAGCGAGTTGTGCTCACTTCTGAGAGGCCAAACAAGAAGAGGAAGCTCATAGGTGTGGATGCTGGGTTGGAGCAGCTTGTGCTGCTTCCACGCCTGGGAGCTCAGGCTGGGACGATGTGCGATGTTTGCTGTTTGGGAGAGACTGACATGGCATCCAATAGGATGCTTTGCTGTAACAACTGCAAGGTTTCCGTGCACCAGTGGTGCTATGGTTTGCATGTTGTGCCAGATGGCCAGTGGTTGTGCACTTGGTGCAAGTATGTGGAGTCGACAGGGTGCTCATTGAAGAAAGATGCAGGCATCACCCTTTCAATGCCGTGTTTGCTATGCCCAAAGGAGAAAGGGGCCCTAAAACCTGTAATAGGGGAGCCTAGTCGAACTGCAGATGGAGGCAGCCTAAAATTCGCACACTTGTTTTGTACTCTTTGGAGGCCAGAGGCTCTTGTGGAGGACATGGACTCAATGGAGCCTATTACAAATGTTGGATGGGTGCAAGAGAATCAGAGGAAACTGGTGTGTAACATTTGCAAGGTTAAGCATGGTGCATGCATTCGATGCAGCCATG GGGCCTGCCGGACAGCCTTTCATCCTATATGTGCACGAGAGTCCAAGCACCAAATGGAGATATGGGGAAAATTTGGACTTCCTAAT GTTGAGCTGAGAGCGTTTTGCTCAAAGCATTCTTCAGTTGGATATGTCAACTCTGTAGAGAAAGGTAATAATGCATCTGAGCAGAGTCCTACAGAAGTGAGGCTGAATGATGCAAATCTCGGCAGTGGAAAGATACCAAAACTGAGATTCACACGCAAGAAAAAGGACAGATCCTTGAACCATGAAACCAGCAGCTTTAACCCTGATAACCTTATCAAAGTAGAGACGATGGAGCATGGTGCTTTGCCCCATAAGGTTAGAAATTTAAATGCTCAAGCAACTCGAAGTATGGAAATTGATACTGATCATCCCTCAGTTGGTGATAATCTTATGAGGAACTCTGGTGATATTGCTATGGTGCTTAAAAAG CTAATCGAAAGAGGGAATGCTAGCGTGAGTGATATAGCATCCGAAGTGGGTATTTCTTCAGCATCCTTGGAAGCTGCTCTCGTG GGTGAAACTACGACCTTTTCCCATGGgttgaagttgaaaatcatcaagTGGCTTCAAAAATCTGCACATATACTAGCTGTTCAAGCGATCACTCTTAAAGGGAGCTCAGATGTGGTGCAAGATAACAAATTAGATGGGTCTGACAGTACAGATAGTGTCAATGTGAAGAGTTCATTAGTCCTAGAGCACAAAGGAGCTACATTTGAGATGTCAGATTCTGCTGTACCAAAACCCTCATCACCAAGATCTAAAGATAATGACAAGATTCTTGAAGAAGAGAAGGCAATACGTTCAACTGGAACTACTTTTGAAAATGGAAAAAAGAATGTGGTTAAAGGAAGTGCTGATCATGAGTATTTTCTTGCTGAAGATCTTGCAAAAGAATATACTGGAAATTTGTCCCTAGTTGGAGGCAAGGATACTTCAAAGGAAGTGGATGAAAAATTG ATATCAAACAGCAGCTCTGGCAATAAAGTATTTGATACTTCCATGGAGATACCAAATCAACTTCAAG GTACATCACTTGGAAGGAAAAGTAACGACTTGACTGAGGCTGAACTTGGCTCGGAAGTGGAGGAATGTGTATCTTCATTGGATAAAACCTCTTCTTGGGGTGATAATGCTAAACATGGGTCAGATTCAGTTGAAAATGGCGTATGCAATCATCATGATTGTAATATGGATCACGTTCATGGACAGCCTTTTTTGAA CTTTGATGATTCTCATTCTTACATTCATCCATTTATCAAGACAAAGATTGCTCATCTTTGGAACCATGATTTGAAGCAGAATAAGCAGACACAGTATCATCCTG AAGAGCAATTATGCTCTTCCGATGAGAAAAGACCTGTGGATTCCTTAGCAGAACTTACGGAAACAACAGGAATTGATGTGACAGATCAACTTTCTAAAGCAAAAGCTCTGGGAATCCTTGATCATCCGCCTGATGATGAAGTAGAAGCAGAAACGTTGTTCTTACAAGCTAGGCTGCTTGACAATGCTATGGTTCTGAAGCATAGATGCG AAGACTTAATAGTAAAGGTTGTCCAGAATCTTTCTTGCGAGTTGGATGTTTTCAGTAAAAGAAAATGGGACTTCATCCGTGTCAATCAGTTTCTTCGTGACGTTAGAGAAGCTAAGAAACGTGGCAGAAAAGAGAAGAGACATAAAGAAGCCCAGGCTGTACTAGCAGAAGCTGCAGCTGCTGTTGCAGCCTCCTCGCGTAACTCCACTGTGAGAAAAGATGCAAATGATGATGTACTCCGTCGAGAG AGTTCTCCAAAATTTGGTGCTGGATCTTCAAGAGTTGCCCAGCGGACTCCTTCATTACCACGGCCCAAGGATTCATCAAAGCCATCCAACAGCAAAGTTTCACAAGTTACTAACTCCGGCATTTTTCATATGCCAATTTACTCAAAAGAAAATGCACTCTACTGTGATGTATGCATGCGGGGTGAAACTGTGTTGAACCGAGTATCTGTCTGCTCCGGATGCAAG CAGGCTGCTGTCCACATAGATTGCTATAAATATCTAGAGATATGCATTGGCCGCTGGAAATGTGAACTTTGTGAAGATATTTCACCAGAAGATGCTAGCTCTAGTGATCAATCTGACAGTAATGGCACAAAATTATCCCTGGTACGATGTGCTCTGTGCCATGGAACATCTGGTGCTTTTAGAAAGACTATAGATGGGCAGTGGACTCATGCGTTCTGTGCCGAG TGGTTGTTGGAGACGAAGTACATGAGAGGACAAGATGATCCAGTGAGCGGAATG GAAACCCTTGTAAAGGAGAAAGATACTTGTTGTGTCTGCAACATCAAAGTTGGTGCGTGTCTCAAG TGCAACAGTGAGGACTGCCACACCACTTTTCATCCTTCTTGTGCTAGAGATGCTGGTTTCTACATGAACACTAAAGGATTTGGGACTGTGGCGCAGCACAAGGCATACTGTGGCAAACACAGCAGCGAGCAGAAAGAG ACTGATGCCTGGAAGTACTGGCCCGAGGAAGTCAATAGCTTGAAAAGGACGAGG GTTGAGTTGGAGAAGTTCCGCCTCTTATGTGAGAGGGTAATTAAGAGAGAGAAGGTGAAG AGAGAGACAGTTCTGTGTGACCATGACATACTCGCCAAAACCAAGGATACTGTTGTTTTCTCCTACCGAACACCCGGAGCTAGTTCAGAATCTGCCACTACTTCGGTTAATAATAAATCATGCAGTGGAACCATGCAACGATCTGATGATGTCACGGTGGATAGCAGTATTTCTGGGATAAATACCGTCAGATTTTCCCTTAATAACAGAGATGCTGAGGGAAACACAGCTGATAGCTCAAGGACACTGATATCTTTCAAACGGAAGTTCAGTGAGAGGGGGCCACTTGCTGGTAAGCGACTTCCACAAAGATCAGTGAATGCCCTACTGAAATTGGAAGatggaaaacaaaaaacaaaagatAATAAG CAGGCAGAAACCTTTCAAAAGGAGCTGGTTATGACATCTGATCAAGCGTCCACACAGAACCAACGCCTTCCAAAGGGATATGCATATGTACCCCGTGATTCTCTTTCTAAAGAGAAACCATGGAAACGAAATACACAGACCCATGAACCACAAGAGCCTGGTGGATAG